In a single window of the Halobacteriovorax sp. HLS genome:
- a CDS encoding radical SAM protein — protein MHALFINPPSMKGRKLIRNFDCATESKGNYLYQPYDFLLLSSHFSRENFTLIDAIAKNISQEKVLKKIEKKEKSFFIIALADTNWAEDFNFVKVIRSTYPDMPLFVFGDAFIDPKAVEQIRPYSNGVLSNPLEISIEQFLISDINHWEDGKGFVSENTYTRTDLKKPIPVKIKMPHHSNFLLKEYRWPFSTRFKYTTVFTAWGCPYSCSYCVVAKFPNIYRHYTDVIEELEHIKALGLKEIYMGDRSFGLPRENTISLLKEMISRKVKFTWSTYFHPNQYDPELLELMKQSGCHTLIIGIESHNFKSLKKYGRHMKEDRFYALLSHAKKLGIDICGDFMIGLPNETKEDILKTISMSKGLNIDYASFNIAAPLAGSSLRSEAQKDGRIKEGQEKHFDSFGYNKVLSNGVLTGDEIYQLRNLAVRSFYFNPKYLFKSFFRIKSFEHLLIQIQEMLQILFKTK, from the coding sequence ATGCACGCTCTTTTCATCAATCCCCCCTCTATGAAAGGTCGTAAATTAATTCGTAATTTTGATTGCGCAACAGAATCTAAAGGAAATTACCTTTACCAACCCTATGATTTCCTACTTTTATCCTCACATTTCTCAAGAGAGAATTTCACACTTATAGATGCTATTGCTAAAAATATTTCACAAGAAAAAGTTTTAAAAAAAATTGAAAAAAAGGAAAAAAGTTTCTTCATTATTGCCCTTGCTGATACAAACTGGGCAGAAGATTTCAATTTTGTAAAAGTGATTAGATCAACTTATCCAGATATGCCCCTCTTTGTTTTTGGCGATGCTTTCATAGACCCTAAGGCCGTAGAGCAAATACGTCCCTATTCAAATGGTGTACTATCTAATCCACTCGAGATAAGTATCGAGCAGTTTCTAATCAGTGATATTAATCACTGGGAAGATGGAAAGGGCTTTGTAAGTGAGAATACCTATACAAGAACTGATCTAAAAAAACCTATTCCTGTAAAAATTAAGATGCCACACCATTCTAACTTTCTTCTCAAAGAATACAGATGGCCTTTTTCAACTAGGTTTAAATATACAACCGTTTTTACAGCATGGGGCTGTCCCTATTCTTGTAGCTATTGTGTTGTAGCAAAGTTTCCAAACATTTATCGACACTATACAGACGTAATAGAAGAACTAGAGCATATTAAGGCGTTAGGTTTAAAAGAAATTTATATGGGAGATAGGTCTTTCGGACTTCCAAGAGAAAATACCATTTCATTACTAAAAGAGATGATCAGCAGAAAAGTTAAGTTCACTTGGAGTACTTATTTTCATCCAAATCAATACGATCCTGAACTACTAGAGTTAATGAAACAATCAGGTTGCCATACATTAATAATTGGAATTGAGTCGCATAATTTTAAAAGTTTAAAAAAGTATGGCAGACATATGAAAGAAGATCGATTTTATGCACTTCTCTCCCATGCAAAAAAGCTTGGTATTGATATATGTGGAGACTTTATGATTGGCCTTCCTAACGAAACGAAAGAGGACATCTTAAAAACAATCTCAATGTCCAAAGGCCTTAATATCGACTACGCATCATTCAATATAGCTGCACCTTTGGCCGGTTCATCTTTAAGGTCTGAGGCCCAAAAAGATGGAAGAATTAAAGAGGGACAAGAAAAGCACTTCGACTCTTTCGGATATAACAAGGTTCTTAGTAATGGTGTCTTAACTGGAGATGAAATATATCAACTTAGAAATCTAGCCGTAAGGTCTTTTTACTTTAATCCAAAGTATTTATTTAAAAGTTTTTTTAGAATAAAGTCATTTGAACATCTTTTAATTCAAATACAAGAAATGCTACAGATCTTATTTAAAACAAAATAA
- a CDS encoding radical SAM protein: MILRKFKAKMINKIFYCLNHLYSLIVPSLSRLLAQSPFVLHIRITSKCNLSCPFCYLKEGLNQEEPDLLSIDEWKKILISIPRTTIIDITGAEPFMAKNFKEFLILLKQMGFKCSVTTNGTVYNDSMIDTIINSSIEYILISLDGMNKKHNELRGSSNAFERTEEFITLLKSESKRAKKKLIINVKTMLLDENIEEIIPLIRHCDSKVRPDIITVNLPFQNNARGGRLFENDFLSSKYQTGNTFKFTNPSKVIEVIKDIFNIEKSIKTPIIFKPSISKSSLIEYIKDPSKMSAKNCKLYKNNVTLYYDGTLTPCDISFKVSNIRELGYDLKKLYIHEDYKKFSNLMKSNNKACEGCVFSKQVKTS, from the coding sequence ATGATACTTAGAAAATTCAAAGCAAAGATGATTAACAAAATCTTCTACTGCTTGAATCACCTTTATAGCTTAATAGTTCCGTCGCTCTCAAGGCTCCTAGCTCAATCTCCTTTCGTATTACATATACGAATTACAAGTAAGTGTAATCTGAGCTGTCCTTTCTGTTACCTCAAAGAGGGTTTGAATCAAGAAGAACCAGATCTTCTTTCAATTGATGAGTGGAAAAAGATACTCATATCAATACCAAGAACAACAATTATAGATATAACTGGTGCAGAACCATTTATGGCCAAAAATTTCAAAGAGTTCTTAATCCTACTTAAGCAGATGGGATTTAAGTGCTCTGTTACTACAAATGGAACTGTATATAATGACTCAATGATAGATACTATTATTAATAGTAGTATCGAATATATACTAATCTCACTTGATGGTATGAATAAGAAGCATAATGAATTGAGAGGTAGCTCTAATGCCTTTGAAAGAACCGAAGAATTTATCACCTTACTAAAAAGTGAATCTAAAAGAGCGAAGAAGAAATTAATTATCAATGTAAAGACAATGTTACTTGATGAGAATATTGAAGAGATCATTCCCTTAATTCGACACTGCGACTCCAAGGTAAGACCAGATATAATAACTGTAAATCTTCCGTTTCAAAATAATGCACGAGGTGGCAGGCTTTTTGAAAACGACTTCCTAAGCAGTAAGTATCAAACAGGAAACACCTTTAAGTTTACTAATCCAAGTAAAGTCATAGAAGTGATAAAAGATATTTTTAATATTGAGAAATCAATAAAAACACCTATTATTTTTAAACCATCTATTAGTAAATCGTCTTTAATTGAATATATTAAGGATCCTTCTAAAATGAGTGCTAAGAATTGTAAACTATACAAGAACAATGTAACTCTTTACTATGATGGAACTCTCACTCCTTGTGACATTAGCTTCAAAGTCTCAAATATAAGAGAACTGGGATATGACCTCAAAAAGCTTTACATTCATGAAGACTATAAAAAATTCTCAAATCTAATGAAATCTAATAATAAGGCTTGTGAAGGTTGCGTTTTTTCAAAACAGGTTAAAACCTCATAA
- a CDS encoding radical SAM protein, producing the protein MSKKYYIYSTAAGCTSNLWESAVYDDYFKSEDMTRVFKADDADVIVVNTCSVTPGFEDQSERYIEKMMKTQMNGAADDKKLIIAGCYSAIRAEKIDDSYANQNKNITHMKPVEMEKLSTSLGLDHEKTYKPITTNRFDDITNCHSSIAHKIVWGIRKAVRFIYGLLGITDSYLLNFLDTMIFSDGFYVIEVGHGCAGGCTFCSIKQSRGFVHSQEELTVLDTLNKGLEQGYKNFWLLATDIGAWGLDRNKNPADLMAPLYERKEDFRVVLNYLEPRWLLYHENIHKYLKDHKTIGVTVPIQSGSTRLVYHSGRRYDPVAVADCVSSIKEKNPNLIVKTDIMVGLPSETWTDFYQSLKAVFRFDVIVPIVFGVRPGTKAERDPEMISTPIKFFRMGVITIVALSWQIFLCVRGFVKDIFGIFKFKKETKVAQS; encoded by the coding sequence GTGAGTAAAAAATATTACATTTATTCTACCGCGGCCGGATGCACTAGTAATCTTTGGGAAAGTGCTGTTTATGATGATTACTTCAAATCAGAAGATATGACGAGAGTTTTCAAAGCTGACGATGCTGATGTAATTGTTGTAAACACATGCTCAGTAACACCTGGCTTTGAAGACCAAAGTGAAAGATATATTGAAAAGATGATGAAGACGCAAATGAATGGAGCTGCTGATGATAAGAAGCTTATCATCGCAGGTTGCTACTCAGCAATTAGAGCTGAAAAAATTGATGACTCATATGCTAATCAAAATAAAAATATCACTCACATGAAACCTGTAGAGATGGAGAAGTTATCTACTTCACTTGGTCTTGATCATGAGAAGACTTATAAACCTATTACTACTAATCGTTTCGACGATATCACAAATTGTCACTCTAGTATTGCCCATAAAATCGTTTGGGGCATTAGAAAAGCTGTTCGATTTATATACGGACTACTAGGTATTACAGATAGCTATCTATTAAACTTCTTGGATACGATGATCTTTAGTGATGGGTTCTATGTTATTGAAGTAGGTCATGGCTGTGCAGGAGGGTGTACTTTTTGCTCGATAAAGCAATCTAGAGGTTTCGTACATAGTCAGGAAGAGCTAACTGTTCTTGACACTTTAAATAAAGGTCTAGAACAAGGTTACAAAAATTTCTGGTTACTTGCTACAGACATTGGAGCCTGGGGTCTCGATAGAAATAAAAATCCAGCCGATTTAATGGCACCTCTTTATGAAAGAAAAGAAGACTTTAGAGTAGTCTTAAACTACCTTGAACCTAGATGGCTTCTCTATCATGAGAATATTCACAAATACTTAAAGGATCATAAGACAATTGGTGTTACTGTTCCGATTCAAAGTGGAAGTACTCGCCTTGTATATCATAGTGGACGTAGATATGACCCTGTTGCAGTTGCTGACTGCGTAAGCTCTATTAAAGAAAAGAATCCAAACCTAATCGTTAAGACGGATATAATGGTTGGTCTCCCTAGTGAGACATGGACTGATTTCTATCAATCTCTAAAGGCCGTATTTAGATTTGATGTAATAGTTCCAATTGTATTTGGCGTTCGTCCAGGAACTAAAGCAGAAAGAGACCCTGAAATGATTAGTACACCAATTAAGTTTTTCAGAATGGGTGTTATAACCATTGTTGCACTATCTTGGCAGATCTTTTTGTGTGTTCGTGGTTTTGTGAAAGATATATTTGGAATTTTTAAATTTAAAAAAGAAACGAAAGTTGCGCAATCTTAA
- a CDS encoding DegT/DnrJ/EryC1/StrS family aminotransferase gives MMTVLPRFKYFVSLRSLIRDLMSLSIANMNDRAEVKKFEAELCSYFNRSHCMTASSYRMCVYYYLKSLKLRPGDEVLLGPITIADLINVILILDLKPVFVDIDPQTHNICLDSLKSSKSKKSKVLIMTYLSGMVGETSEVLKLCKENEIKVIEDISQAYGSRLCEDKDPYDGDIQIGSLSSGKLISTYTGGFALTNDKLVLDLINNEIKEEISPPKIRFLSEVLTNIKINIATSKTIFPFVYLLFSFLWKFSPNSMKKLTNTKFHTRSEKYDVFFDDFPIRRKEIPMGWKTFMCSWQARVGMRYLSEISKRNKRRQELGSIFYSSLAEEVKSRIPRLALKEGFNFYHIPFSLKGDKSSELIELFNIGVDSEGYGLNFCSEEKAFDEYCKKLKGATHVKKHSVFLPLHESYSKKSMLIIAERLNRLFSEEVENV, from the coding sequence ATGATGACTGTACTGCCACGCTTTAAATATTTTGTATCATTACGCTCCCTAATTAGAGATTTAATGAGTCTATCTATAGCTAATATGAATGATAGAGCTGAAGTTAAGAAGTTTGAAGCTGAGCTGTGCTCATATTTCAATAGAAGTCACTGTATGACAGCTTCAAGTTATCGAATGTGTGTTTATTACTATCTTAAAAGTTTAAAACTAAGACCAGGGGATGAAGTTCTTCTTGGTCCTATTACAATTGCTGATCTGATCAACGTTATCCTGATCTTGGATCTTAAGCCAGTTTTTGTAGATATTGATCCACAAACTCATAATATTTGCTTAGATTCGTTGAAGAGCTCTAAATCTAAAAAGTCTAAAGTGTTAATTATGACCTATTTATCTGGCATGGTTGGTGAGACGAGTGAGGTTCTTAAGTTATGCAAAGAGAATGAGATTAAAGTTATTGAAGATATCTCACAGGCATATGGTTCAAGACTTTGCGAAGATAAAGATCCTTATGATGGAGATATTCAGATCGGCTCGCTTAGCTCTGGAAAACTAATTTCAACCTACACGGGAGGTTTTGCATTAACTAACGACAAGTTGGTGCTTGATCTAATAAATAATGAAATAAAAGAAGAAATATCTCCCCCAAAAATTAGATTCTTAAGTGAAGTCCTTACAAATATTAAAATTAATATCGCAACATCAAAAACCATATTTCCCTTTGTATATTTATTATTTTCTTTCCTATGGAAGTTTAGTCCTAACTCAATGAAGAAACTTACGAATACCAAGTTTCATACAAGGTCGGAGAAATATGATGTATTCTTTGACGATTTTCCGATTCGTAGAAAAGAGATTCCGATGGGGTGGAAAACCTTTATGTGCTCATGGCAAGCTAGGGTAGGGATGAGGTATTTATCGGAAATATCGAAAAGAAACAAAAGAAGACAAGAATTAGGAAGTATTTTTTACTCTTCACTAGCTGAAGAAGTTAAGAGTCGTATTCCTAGACTTGCTTTAAAAGAGGGATTTAATTTTTATCATATACCTTTCTCCTTAAAGGGCGATAAGAGTAGTGAGTTAATAGAGTTATTTAATATAGGTGTTGACTCTGAGGGGTATGGGTTAAATTTTTGTAGTGAAGAGAAAGCCTTTGATGAATACTGCAAGAAACTTAAAGGGGCGACTCATGTAAAAAAACACTCTGTTTTTCTTCCTTTACATGAAAGCTATAGTAAAAAGAGTATGCTAATTATCGCTGAGCGACTCAATAGACTTTTTTCTGAGGAAGTAGAAAATGTTTAA
- a CDS encoding radical SAM protein: protein MFKKLKNKIMNPLFFFLNETYSSLSELFSFIIPQTPLVLKVRITSKCNLSCPFCYLKIGLNQKEDGHLTLEEWEKILTNLPKRTVVDITGAEPVAYHNLIPFIELLNRLKFKYSITTNGTLYNDATADSLVKNNLSVLMVSLDGMKDTHNRLRGSDKAFDRTIEFIRRIEAAKKKFNSKYPVISIKATVLDENYSELNDLVDFCNENFELDVFGLTLLFQNRARGGMELVDEFGASEFSSGNTAVFKEREKVIKSLEQIIKRRSSLPFPVVIKPRMSIKSVYKYINDPSSMDVKSCPQYKNNLTLYYNGEISPCDIGLNIGNIRELNYRFPEVYKGPRFLKFKSLMSKSHKSCQGCCAGKHS from the coding sequence ATGTTTAAAAAGTTAAAAAATAAAATAATGAATCCATTATTTTTCTTTTTAAATGAAACTTATAGCTCTCTATCTGAACTATTTAGTTTCATCATTCCTCAAACGCCATTAGTTCTAAAAGTCCGAATTACTAGTAAGTGTAATTTAAGTTGTCCATTTTGTTACTTAAAGATCGGTTTGAATCAAAAAGAAGATGGGCACTTGACTCTTGAAGAGTGGGAAAAAATCTTAACAAATCTTCCTAAAAGAACCGTTGTAGATATCACAGGAGCTGAACCTGTTGCTTATCACAATTTAATACCGTTTATTGAATTACTAAACCGATTGAAGTTTAAATACTCCATAACAACCAATGGAACTCTTTATAATGATGCAACGGCCGACTCCCTGGTTAAAAATAATTTGTCGGTACTAATGGTTTCCCTCGATGGAATGAAGGACACACACAATAGATTAAGAGGTAGTGATAAGGCATTTGATAGAACTATTGAATTTATTCGTAGGATTGAGGCTGCAAAGAAGAAATTTAATTCTAAATATCCCGTAATAAGTATTAAGGCCACGGTTCTAGATGAGAACTATAGTGAACTTAATGATCTTGTTGACTTCTGCAATGAGAACTTTGAGCTAGATGTGTTTGGATTAACTCTACTTTTCCAGAATAGGGCCAGAGGTGGAATGGAATTAGTTGATGAGTTTGGTGCAAGTGAATTTTCTTCAGGAAATACTGCAGTATTTAAAGAGAGAGAAAAAGTTATTAAGTCTCTAGAGCAAATAATTAAAAGAAGGTCTAGTCTTCCTTTTCCTGTAGTTATTAAACCTCGTATGAGTATAAAAAGTGTGTATAAATATATTAATGATCCCTCGTCGATGGATGTTAAGTCCTGTCCTCAATATAAGAATAATCTAACTTTATATTATAATGGTGAAATCTCTCCGTGTGATATTGGACTTAATATTGGCAATATTCGCGAATTAAATTATCGCTTCCCTGAAGTATATAAGGGCCCAAGGTTTTTAAAATTTAAGTCTCTCATGAGTAAGTCTCATAAGTCCTGTCAGGGGTGCTGTGCCGGTAAGCATTCTTGA
- a CDS encoding CRTAC1 family protein: protein MNRSNIPFKLLLILCVSVSCINKEGNTPSNVSNDKEVLNHEMDKYFVSESKASELLNKLIKQADHKRPDLSTIADFNGGTAKEENPNPHGPCWADEVQFDEMQVKVLNKWRNSWQAQDLTQFNKLLTSSSIKVDFPKKLKSPSRNISSTISQYEWKGTETGSFKEYLSNFEKIEDFELVTMKVSSPRSMRDDSLNIVKAQLQVHFDLRGITKDGKRRHDRGPIAVNIENLDGQWKISQIQNWGVESLIASKSTFSDVTSISKVDKIPQYQRLEAIRRGGYAIAVGDYNNDGINDMFVGAHGPGKLLVGKKDGSYSEVKDSGLQNDTLVKTAIFADFDNDKKTDLLLVRFSGYTREEDEKLRSDIILYKNLDGAKFKRVGKILGDTVLNETAMPASVADFNNDGLLDFYVGYPGNKDFTVVGKIVGRENIKEQGVYINQGDFNFLTKEKMVDYNNRKFDKVTRHQQIFPHSSVAFDFDQDGDVDIVVIDDRGNISPAYQNDGKGNFIQASRHIGVMNKGFGMGLAATDINNDGRIDMVLTNVNFNAKYRFDNSCRTNWDDEFFGSFDHGLKLYIGLQKGVFSEATGQMGLSFAGEGLAGVEFIDYNNDGHQDLYVANGLWSGTDRDEDLTNIFTRSHMATEERVIRSHRGARPQSEVMDVLSGFNGSIVGKDKKSRLSLAGFQRNRLFRNNGDGTFVEVGYLEGVDSIADGYVIAKSDIDNDGDVDLVLRNGDPGTQDIYFQPVQVYKNENGGNSLRIKLTGKKSNRDAVGAEVVVRTRDTMQTQQLIANNGTAQSESILHFGLGDVKLAQEVKIKWPSGDTTILRNVKSGTLNIEEGTKGDTTVTGF from the coding sequence GTGAACAGAAGTAACATTCCATTCAAATTATTGTTAATCTTATGTGTTTCAGTGTCTTGTATAAATAAGGAAGGAAACACACCGTCTAATGTATCAAATGATAAAGAGGTTCTAAATCATGAGATGGATAAGTACTTTGTTTCTGAATCTAAGGCAAGTGAGTTACTAAATAAGCTTATCAAACAAGCTGATCATAAAAGACCAGACCTAAGTACGATTGCCGACTTTAATGGTGGAACGGCTAAAGAAGAAAATCCAAATCCTCATGGACCATGTTGGGCCGATGAAGTTCAGTTTGATGAAATGCAAGTCAAAGTTTTAAATAAGTGGAGAAACTCTTGGCAGGCTCAGGACCTTACTCAGTTTAATAAATTATTAACTAGCTCGTCAATCAAAGTTGATTTTCCAAAAAAACTAAAAAGTCCTTCTAGAAATATTAGTAGTACGATTTCCCAATATGAGTGGAAGGGAACTGAAACAGGATCTTTTAAAGAATATCTTTCTAATTTTGAAAAAATTGAAGATTTTGAATTAGTAACAATGAAAGTAAGTTCTCCTCGTTCTATGAGAGATGATTCTCTAAACATTGTAAAGGCCCAATTGCAAGTACACTTTGATTTAAGAGGAATAACTAAAGATGGTAAAAGAAGACACGATAGAGGCCCAATAGCTGTAAATATTGAAAACCTTGATGGTCAATGGAAGATCTCTCAAATTCAAAACTGGGGAGTGGAGTCGTTAATAGCAAGTAAGTCAACTTTTAGTGATGTTACTTCAATTTCTAAAGTCGACAAGATCCCACAGTATCAGCGTTTAGAGGCCATTAGAAGAGGTGGTTATGCAATTGCAGTAGGTGATTATAATAATGATGGTATTAATGACATGTTTGTAGGGGCCCATGGTCCTGGGAAGTTACTTGTTGGGAAAAAAGATGGATCTTACTCTGAGGTAAAAGATAGTGGTCTACAGAATGATACTTTAGTTAAGACAGCTATTTTTGCTGACTTTGATAATGATAAGAAAACAGACTTACTTCTTGTTAGATTTTCTGGATACACTAGAGAAGAAGATGAGAAATTAAGAAGTGATATTATTCTATATAAGAATTTAGACGGTGCTAAGTTCAAAAGAGTCGGAAAAATCTTAGGTGATACTGTTTTAAATGAAACTGCTATGCCAGCTTCTGTCGCTGATTTTAATAATGATGGTTTACTTGACTTTTATGTTGGTTATCCAGGAAATAAAGATTTTACTGTTGTTGGTAAGATTGTTGGAAGAGAAAATATTAAGGAACAAGGTGTATATATTAACCAGGGTGACTTTAACTTCTTAACTAAAGAGAAGATGGTTGATTATAATAATCGTAAATTTGATAAAGTCACAAGACATCAACAGATCTTTCCACACTCGTCTGTTGCATTTGACTTTGACCAAGACGGTGATGTTGATATTGTTGTTATTGATGATAGAGGTAATATTTCTCCTGCTTATCAAAATGATGGGAAAGGTAACTTTATACAAGCATCAAGACATATTGGTGTCATGAATAAAGGTTTTGGAATGGGCCTAGCTGCAACAGATATCAATAATGATGGAAGAATTGATATGGTGTTAACAAATGTTAATTTTAATGCAAAGTATAGATTCGATAATTCATGTAGAACAAATTGGGATGATGAATTCTTTGGATCTTTTGATCATGGTTTAAAATTATATATTGGTCTGCAAAAAGGTGTTTTTTCGGAAGCAACAGGGCAAATGGGACTTTCATTTGCTGGAGAGGGACTCGCTGGAGTTGAGTTTATTGACTATAATAATGATGGTCACCAAGACTTATATGTAGCCAATGGTCTTTGGAGTGGTACTGATAGAGATGAAGACTTAACAAATATTTTTACAAGATCTCATATGGCAACAGAAGAAAGAGTTATCAGATCTCATAGAGGTGCTAGGCCACAGTCTGAGGTTATGGATGTACTTTCTGGATTTAATGGAAGTATTGTAGGTAAGGATAAGAAATCAAGATTATCATTAGCAGGATTTCAAAGAAATCGTTTATTCAGAAATAATGGGGATGGAACATTTGTTGAAGTTGGATATCTTGAGGGTGTAGACTCTATCGCAGACGGATATGTAATTGCTAAGTCGGATATTGATAACGATGGTGATGTCGATTTAGTTCTTAGAAATGGAGACCCTGGAACTCAGGATATTTATTTTCAACCTGTTCAGGTCTATAAGAATGAAAACGGTGGAAACTCTCTTAGAATCAAGTTAACTGGAAAGAAATCTAATAGAGATGCTGTTGGAGCAGAAGTTGTTGTAAGAACAAGAGATACAATGCAGACACAACAATTAATTGCTAATAATGGAACCGCCCAGTCTGAATCTATTCTTCACTTTGGTCTTGGTGATGTTAAACTAGCTCAAGAAGTTAAGATTAAATGGCCTAGTGGAGATACTACAATACTTAGAAATGTAAAATCTGGTACACTAAATATTGAAGAAGGAACAAAAGGCGATACTACTGTTACCGGCTTCTAA
- a CDS encoding sterol desaturase family protein, producing the protein MLSILELYFYRSKQEKFSKGKKEDISWYLIHTIVSPFINSSLVFLIGKYISFGLSLHGVGLDLISYGITISVLSLVIFQDFVSYWSHRFMHRVDSLWGIHKVHHTTTELNVLSSFRHSIFENIVNVTIVGSLSGLIIVSDSVRGAVGIFFSLLCLFQHGNISIVFPRWFREVFITPRNHFWHHSKETYFKGGQNFGFLLCIWDKVFGTYYFPDHINTELGVDDESDIPKEFYKKLLYPILKE; encoded by the coding sequence ATGCTTTCAATATTAGAGTTATATTTCTATAGATCAAAGCAAGAGAAGTTTTCTAAAGGTAAGAAAGAAGATATATCTTGGTATCTTATTCATACGATTGTCTCACCCTTTATAAATAGCAGTTTAGTTTTTCTAATTGGTAAGTATATCTCGTTTGGGCTTTCTCTACATGGAGTAGGGTTAGATTTGATTAGTTATGGAATCACTATTTCAGTCTTATCTCTTGTTATTTTCCAAGATTTTGTCTCCTATTGGTCTCATCGCTTTATGCATAGAGTAGACTCTTTATGGGGGATTCATAAAGTTCATCATACTACGACTGAGCTTAATGTTCTTTCTTCTTTCAGACACTCGATCTTTGAAAACATTGTGAATGTTACGATTGTAGGTTCACTTAGTGGTCTCATTATAGTGTCAGATTCAGTGAGAGGAGCAGTGGGAATCTTCTTCTCTTTATTATGCCTATTTCAGCATGGAAATATCTCAATAGTCTTTCCACGATGGTTTAGAGAAGTATTTATCACTCCAAGAAATCACTTTTGGCATCATTCAAAAGAGACATATTTTAAGGGAGGTCAGAACTTTGGCTTCTTGCTCTGCATATGGGATAAGGTCTTTGGAACTTATTATTTTCCAGATCACATCAACACCGAACTTGGTGTTGACGATGAGTCTGATATTCCAAAAGAGTTCTATAAGAAATTACTTTATCCTATTTTGAAGGAGTAG